From the Synechococcus sp. HK01-R genome, one window contains:
- the xth gene encoding exodeoxyribonuclease III, producing the protein MQIASWNVNSVRTRLEHVLHWLDQAQPDLLCLQETKVDDPQFPLEAFTAKGYHVEIHGQKAYNGVALVSRTGLDDVRCGFSAELKEDEEALELGEQKRVISGMLDGVRVVNLYVPNGSGLKSEKYPYKLRWLACLQRYLAAIQAREEPLCVVGDFNIALEARDIHDPDRLTGGIMASEPERTALRSALGDNLQDVFRVFEPEAGHWSWWDYRSGAWDRDSGWRIDHIYLSPELLALARGCGIHKQERGREQPSDHAPVMVDLCWPPEDDEEDDNGWNG; encoded by the coding sequence ATGCAGATCGCCAGCTGGAATGTGAATTCGGTGCGCACCCGCCTGGAGCATGTGCTGCACTGGCTGGATCAGGCCCAGCCCGATCTGCTCTGCCTTCAGGAAACCAAGGTCGATGACCCTCAGTTTCCCCTGGAGGCCTTCACAGCCAAGGGCTACCACGTGGAGATCCATGGCCAGAAGGCCTACAACGGCGTGGCCCTGGTGAGCCGCACCGGGCTTGACGATGTGCGCTGTGGTTTCAGCGCCGAACTGAAGGAAGACGAGGAGGCTCTGGAACTGGGGGAGCAGAAGCGGGTGATCAGCGGAATGCTCGATGGTGTGCGCGTGGTGAACCTCTACGTGCCCAACGGCTCGGGGTTGAAGTCAGAGAAATACCCCTACAAACTTCGCTGGCTGGCTTGCCTGCAGCGCTATCTGGCGGCCATTCAGGCGCGAGAGGAACCACTTTGCGTCGTTGGGGACTTCAACATCGCCCTCGAAGCGCGGGACATCCACGATCCGGATCGGCTCACCGGCGGGATCATGGCGAGTGAGCCGGAACGGACAGCCTTACGGAGCGCATTAGGCGACAACCTCCAGGATGTGTTCCGCGTCTTCGAACCAGAGGCCGGCCACTGGAGCTGGTGGGACTACCGGAGCGGCGCCTGGGATCGCGACAGCGGCTGGCGAATTGATCACATTTATCTCAGCCCGGAGCTGCTCGCCCTCGCCAGAGGCTGCGGCATTCACAAGCAGGAGCGCGGTCGTGAGCAACCCAGCGACCATGCACCCGTCATGGTGGATCTTTGCTGGCCTCCGGAGGACGATGAGGAGGACGACAACGGCTGGAATGGCTAG